In Risungbinella massiliensis, a single window of DNA contains:
- a CDS encoding methyltransferase domain-containing protein, with amino-acid sequence MLKSQICQEKDFATIWFFRACQMLKNPPAFHRKLWEYAFIYEALLERGMLQLGKHGIGFGVGQEPLVSMFAAHGSQILATDLDLDEAIRRGWVDTNQHSHDLTSLNRWNICDDTVFRHLVSFQSVDMNAIPNTLNNKFDFSWSSSSLEHLGSLKNSKQFLLKQMETLRPGGVAVHTTEYNLFSNDATYDNIATVVFRKRDIEDLVEEFHAKGYEIEVDFTIGEGPIESIVDMPPFEGPIQLRIQLGEFVTTSIGLIIQKK; translated from the coding sequence ATGCTAAAATCTCAGATTTGTCAGGAAAAAGACTTTGCAACGATTTGGTTTTTTCGCGCTTGTCAAATGTTGAAAAACCCTCCTGCATTTCATCGGAAATTATGGGAGTATGCTTTTATTTATGAAGCGTTATTGGAAAGAGGGATGTTACAACTCGGGAAGCATGGAATTGGATTTGGAGTTGGTCAAGAACCGTTGGTATCGATGTTCGCTGCACATGGTTCACAGATTTTGGCTACAGATCTAGATTTGGATGAAGCAATTAGACGAGGTTGGGTGGATACCAATCAACACAGCCATGATCTTACCAGCCTGAATCGGTGGAATATATGCGATGATACTGTGTTTCGTCATCTGGTTTCGTTTCAGAGCGTGGATATGAATGCGATTCCCAACACATTAAACAATAAGTTTGATTTTTCATGGTCTTCCTCTTCATTAGAACACTTGGGATCACTAAAAAATAGCAAACAATTTCTTCTAAAACAGATGGAGACGTTACGTCCTGGTGGAGTGGCAGTTCATACAACAGAATACAATCTATTTTCTAATGATGCTACTTACGACAATATTGCAACGGTTGTTTTCCGTAAACGGGATATTGAAGATCTGGTAGAGGAATTCCATGCAAAAGGTTATGAGATTGAGGTAGACTTTACAATTGGAGAGGGACCGATTGAGTCTATTGTAGATATGCCCCCATTTGAAGGTCCCATCCAATTGCGGATTCAGTTAGGAGAGTTTGTGACTACTTCCATCGGGCTGATTATCCAGAAAAAATGA
- the gmd gene encoding GDP-mannose 4,6-dehydratase, which translates to MANKAALISGITGQDGAYLAKLLLEKGYRVYGLLAHRSTKPFWRLSYLGIEEEVEFVDGDLMDLSSLGRAMAEVKPDEVYNLAAQSFVGVSWQQPILTANVTGLGVLHMLEAIRLNNPEIRFYQASSSEMFGLVQEPIQSETTPFYPRSPYGVAKLFGHWMTKNYRESYQMFACSGILFNHESPLRGLEFVTRKVTDAVARISLGKQSDLRLGNIDAKRDWGFAGDYVEAMWRMLQHDVADDYVVATGITSTVRQMCEIAFQHVGLSYEDYVVIDPKFYRPAEVDILLGDASKAKQQLQWTAKTSLETLIQMMVEADLERVRQEGKNVSGSIMR; encoded by the coding sequence ATGGCGAACAAAGCTGCGTTAATTTCTGGAATAACTGGGCAAGATGGCGCTTATTTAGCAAAGTTACTATTAGAAAAAGGCTACCGAGTGTATGGTTTGCTCGCACATCGTAGTACGAAACCATTCTGGAGGCTTTCCTATCTCGGGATTGAAGAGGAAGTCGAGTTTGTTGATGGAGATTTGATGGATCTCTCTTCTCTCGGGCGAGCCATGGCCGAAGTGAAACCAGATGAAGTCTATAATCTTGCAGCACAAAGCTTTGTCGGAGTCTCTTGGCAACAACCGATATTGACTGCAAATGTAACTGGTCTAGGTGTGCTCCACATGTTAGAAGCAATTCGCTTAAACAACCCAGAAATCAGATTCTATCAGGCTTCTTCTAGTGAAATGTTTGGACTTGTCCAAGAACCTATTCAATCCGAAACCACTCCTTTTTATCCTCGAAGCCCCTACGGAGTGGCCAAACTGTTTGGACATTGGATGACCAAAAACTATCGAGAGAGCTATCAGATGTTTGCTTGTAGCGGAATCTTATTTAATCATGAGTCGCCTTTGCGTGGTTTAGAATTTGTAACACGCAAGGTGACGGATGCTGTTGCTCGCATTTCTCTGGGCAAACAATCTGACCTTCGTCTCGGTAATATTGATGCCAAGCGAGATTGGGGGTTTGCTGGAGATTATGTCGAGGCGATGTGGCGAATGCTTCAGCATGATGTCGCAGACGATTATGTAGTAGCAACAGGTATCACCTCCACTGTGAGGCAGATGTGTGAGATCGCATTTCAGCATGTGGGACTCTCTTATGAGGATTATGTTGTCATCGATCCCAAATTTTATCGCCCAGCAGAGGTGGATATTTTGTTAGGGGATGCTTCCAAAGCGAAGCAACAACTTCAATGGACAGCCAAAACGAGTTTAGAGACACTGATTCAAATGATGGTAGAGGCAGATCTAGAAAGAGTGAGACAAGAAGGAAAAAATGTATCAGGGAGCATAATGCGATGA
- a CDS encoding sugar phosphate nucleotidyltransferase, whose product MKLVLLSGGSGTRLWPLSHQQKPKQFLEILERPDGKGQESMINRVVRQVENIGLLDHTYLSTNIQYHKLIEEQLDTKVPLILEPESKDTFPAIALSALYLKDYTEADQDEIICVSPVDLYVDETFFSTLLLAEKILLENNQNLAMIGISPSYPAEKYGYIVAKQEGQTPSTVLNVSHFVEKPPREYAHRLIQQNAFWNSGVFCFRLEFLLDLLRQRNLPLTYDGFLENYPNLHKISFDYEVAEKTADAIVIPYHGTWDDVGTWDKLTEKLNKEVLGRGILSEDSNNSHIINELEIPILGIGLENAIIIASDKGILVSEKKSSTRMKEYHQKVSFFLDNQPDGSSHKLS is encoded by the coding sequence ATGAAACTAGTACTATTATCAGGTGGTTCTGGTACTAGATTGTGGCCTTTGTCACATCAACAGAAACCAAAGCAATTTTTGGAAATTTTAGAACGTCCTGATGGAAAAGGGCAAGAATCTATGATCAACCGTGTAGTTAGACAAGTAGAAAACATAGGCCTACTCGATCATACCTATCTCTCTACTAATATCCAATACCATAAACTCATAGAAGAGCAATTAGATACCAAAGTCCCTCTCATCTTGGAACCAGAAAGTAAGGATACATTTCCGGCAATTGCATTGTCAGCTCTCTATCTAAAGGACTATACAGAAGCTGACCAAGATGAAATTATATGTGTGAGTCCAGTTGATCTCTATGTAGATGAAACATTTTTTTCCACCTTATTGTTGGCTGAAAAGATACTGCTTGAAAACAACCAAAACTTAGCCATGATTGGAATCTCCCCCTCTTACCCAGCAGAAAAGTATGGGTATATTGTTGCCAAGCAAGAAGGGCAGACTCCATCTACCGTATTAAATGTAAGCCATTTCGTAGAGAAGCCACCGCGAGAATATGCACATAGACTCATTCAACAAAATGCTTTTTGGAATAGTGGGGTTTTTTGTTTTCGATTAGAGTTTTTACTTGACCTTCTGCGACAACGAAATCTGCCCCTTACTTATGATGGCTTTTTAGAAAATTACCCTAACCTGCATAAAATCAGTTTTGATTATGAAGTTGCAGAGAAAACGGCTGATGCAATCGTCATCCCGTATCATGGAACATGGGATGATGTTGGAACCTGGGATAAACTGACCGAAAAATTAAATAAAGAGGTTTTGGGCAGAGGAATCCTGAGTGAGGATAGCAATAACAGCCATATCATCAATGAGCTAGAAATCCCGATACTTGGAATCGGTCTTGAAAACGCAATCATTATTGCAAGTGATAAGGGGATTCTTGTTTCTGAGAAAAAAAGTAGCACCCGAATGAAAGAGTACCATCAGAAAGTATCATTTTTTCTGGATAATCAGCCCGATGGAAGTAGTCACAAACTCTCCTAA